A single genomic interval of Trichosurus vulpecula isolate mTriVul1 chromosome 6, mTriVul1.pri, whole genome shotgun sequence harbors:
- the LOC118854494 gene encoding olfactory receptor 5A1-like: MSIAKERNSTSVTIFFLLGFSDHPELQVILFVIFLGIYLVTLVWNPSLTILIKIDPHLHTPMYFFLSNLSFIDICYSSTVAPKMLSDFFKKQAAISFVGCATQFFFFIGTGLTESCLLAAMAYDRYAAISNPLLYTAIMSQDLCTKMVAGAYVGGFLSSLIQTSSIFQLDFCGPNLINHFFCDLPPVLALSCSDTFLSQVINFLVVVAVGGTSFLILVISYGYIVAAVLKINSTEGRYKAFNTCASHLTVVTLFYGTGFFMYLRPSSSYSLSRDKVVSVFYSVAIPMLNPLIYSLRNSEIKAALKIVLEKKRFS, translated from the coding sequence ATGTCCATAGCCAAGGAAAGGAACAGCACATCAGTGaccattttcttcctcctgggaTTCTCAGATCATCCAGAACTGCAAGTCATCCTCTTTGTGATATTCTTAGGAATTTATCTGGTGACTTTAGTCTGGAACCCAAGCCTTACAATCCTGATCAAAATTGACCCCCATCTCCATACACCCATGTATTTCTTTCTCAGCAACCTGTCCTTTATAGACATCTGCTACTCTTCCACTGTTGCCCCCAAGATGCTTTCAGATTTCTTCAAGAAACAGGCTGCCATCTCCTTTGTGGGCTGTGCcactcagttttttttctttattggcaCAGGCTTGACTGAGAGCTGCCTCCTGGCTGCCATGGCATATGACCGCTATGCTGCCATCTCTAACCCACTGCTCTACACAGCCATCATGTCTCAGGACCTGTGTACCAAGATGGTAGCTGGGGCTTATGTGGGAGGTTTCCTGAGCTCCCTAATCCAAACAAGCTCCATATTTCAACTGGATTTCTGTGGCCCTAACCTTATCAATCATTTCTTTTGTGACCTCCCTCCAGTCCTAGCTCTCTCCTGTTCAGACACCTTTCTAAGTCAGGTGATTAATTTCCTTGTGGTTGTCGCTGTTGGAGGAACATCTTTCCTCATCCTCGTCATCTCCTATGGGTACATCGTTGCTGCTGTCCTGAAGATCAACTCTACTGAAGGCAGATACAAAGCTTTCAACACTTGTGCCTCCCACTTAACTGTAGTCACTCTTTTCTATGGAACTGGCTTCTTCATGTATCTTCGACCCAGCTCTAGTTACTCCCTAAGCCGGGATAAAGTTGTATCTGTTTTCTATTCAGTGGCAATTCCCATGCTGAATCCCCTCATCTACAGTCTGAGAAACAGTGAAATCAAAGCTGCCCTGAAAAtagtgctggagaagaaaaggttcTCGTAG